In one window of Paenarthrobacter nicotinovorans DNA:
- a CDS encoding PadR family transcriptional regulator — MGNNLDGMWQAVEEFRSRFEKRSGGRAGRGELRTAILALLAERPMHGYQIIREIEERSGGSWKPSAGSVYPTLQLLSDEGFVSSEESSGRKIYALTEAGREDVASSETSAPWGSVGAASGPGFAALPKAGVELAQAAAQVGRTGTPQQVREAVTVLEEARRRLYSILAQD, encoded by the coding sequence ATGGGCAACAACCTGGATGGCATGTGGCAGGCCGTGGAAGAGTTCCGGTCACGCTTCGAGAAGCGCTCCGGGGGCCGGGCCGGGCGCGGCGAACTAAGGACCGCGATTTTGGCCCTCCTGGCTGAGCGTCCCATGCACGGTTACCAGATCATCCGGGAAATCGAGGAACGCAGCGGCGGAAGCTGGAAGCCCAGCGCGGGTTCCGTATACCCAACGCTTCAGCTGCTCTCTGATGAGGGATTCGTCAGTTCCGAGGAATCCAGCGGGCGCAAGATCTACGCCCTGACCGAAGCAGGCAGGGAAGATGTAGCAAGCTCCGAGACGTCCGCACCCTGGGGTTCCGTGGGCGCTGCATCGGGTCCCGGGTTCGCCGCATTGCCCAAAGCCGGGGTCGAGCTCGCCCAGGCCGCAGCGCAAGTGGGCCGGACAGGCACGCCACAACAGGTTCGGGAAGCGGTGACGGTGCTCGAAGAGGCTCGCCGCCGTCTGTACTCGATCCTCGCCCAGGACTGA
- a CDS encoding MFS transporter: protein MAGRQRLALIILLAASFTLAVDFSILNVALPAIGADVGFSLENLQWIATAFALCAAGLTLLFGRVADIVGRRTMFLIGMALLGAASLAGGMAADPAVLLIARVGQGTATAIVVPAALSLLLASFPEGPLRDKALGLNGSLMAAGFTTGAILGGLLTDLLSWRWAFFLNVPVAVGVLAIAPIVLAESKPAAKLRLDVPGAMTVTLGLLALVFGLSNAAEHSWTDPLTLGALGAAVVFFLAFAAVERRAASPLVPLEILKRSTVAWANIAGILAFVTETSLVFLLTLYLQQVLGYTPFGAGLAFAVLGFGTVLGGVLGPKIIGMIGSKRAIVYGFLVQATATGLLVLLSADPASIGLLLTATFIGGVANLVVIVGFMVTATSGLPESEQGLATGLATMSQQIGITLGIPVMSAVFTAHVLAIGRQDALSVLSGVTAAVWVNAGLCLLAALLVAVFLRRPMPVTPQSLPAVS, encoded by the coding sequence ATGGCAGGCAGGCAACGACTCGCCCTCATCATCCTGCTCGCGGCCAGCTTCACCCTCGCCGTTGATTTCTCCATCCTCAACGTCGCCCTCCCCGCCATCGGTGCCGACGTCGGGTTCAGTTTGGAGAACCTCCAATGGATTGCGACGGCGTTCGCCTTGTGCGCCGCCGGACTGACCTTACTGTTCGGACGTGTTGCCGACATCGTTGGCCGCCGCACGATGTTCCTCATAGGGATGGCCCTGCTCGGTGCAGCCTCCCTGGCCGGTGGCATGGCAGCCGACCCAGCCGTACTGCTGATCGCCCGTGTGGGCCAAGGCACCGCCACAGCCATCGTCGTCCCCGCTGCCTTGTCACTATTGCTGGCTTCGTTCCCGGAAGGACCGCTCAGGGACAAAGCCCTGGGACTCAACGGTTCCCTTATGGCCGCTGGGTTCACCACCGGCGCCATCCTGGGAGGCCTTCTGACAGACCTTCTCAGCTGGCGGTGGGCCTTCTTCCTGAACGTTCCCGTGGCCGTTGGAGTGCTTGCCATCGCTCCGATCGTCCTGGCCGAAAGCAAGCCCGCTGCCAAGCTGCGGTTGGACGTACCGGGGGCAATGACCGTAACTCTGGGCCTTCTGGCCTTGGTTTTCGGACTCTCCAACGCTGCCGAGCACTCGTGGACCGATCCGCTGACCTTGGGTGCCCTGGGGGCCGCCGTCGTGTTCTTCCTTGCGTTCGCGGCCGTCGAGCGGCGTGCTGCGTCGCCGTTGGTGCCGCTGGAGATACTGAAGCGGTCGACCGTGGCCTGGGCGAACATCGCAGGCATTCTTGCGTTTGTCACGGAGACGTCCCTGGTTTTCCTCCTGACCCTGTATCTCCAGCAGGTCCTCGGCTACACACCTTTCGGTGCAGGTCTGGCCTTTGCAGTATTGGGTTTTGGTACTGTCCTGGGCGGCGTCCTCGGGCCGAAGATCATCGGCATGATCGGGAGCAAGAGGGCGATCGTTTATGGATTCCTCGTTCAGGCAACGGCCACTGGCCTGCTTGTGTTGCTCAGTGCTGACCCTGCCTCCATCGGCCTGCTGCTGACTGCAACGTTCATCGGGGGAGTCGCGAACCTTGTGGTCATTGTCGGGTTCATGGTCACCGCAACCTCGGGCCTGCCTGAATCCGAGCAGGGTTTGGCCACGGGACTGGCAACCATGAGCCAGCAGATCGGCATCACCCTGGGCATTCCGGTCATGAGCGCTGTCTTCACCGCGCATGTTCTGGCCATCGGCCGGCAAGATGCCCTTTCGGTGCTCAGCGGCGTGACAGCCGCCGTCTGGGTCAATGCCGGGCTGTGTCTCCTGGCGGCACTTCTTGTGGCTGTGTTCCTGCGGAGACCGATGCCGGTCACCCCGCAGTCGCTACCGGCGGTCAGCTGA
- a CDS encoding SDR family oxidoreductase, with protein MSSICVAGGTGRVGREVVRLAVAAGHRVSVFSRHVPPAGSPVHVDGATYFAGDVTTGEGLAAAMAGADVVIDCLEGQFGKAQKQFADGGARLLAAAHTSGVPRAVMLSIINCDLSSFPYYVSKADKERKYAGAPLETVVVRATQFHSLVAGVFAAGSRVGLIPVFKGVDFQTISPADVAAVLLEEALADSLPSQHHLRTVGGPEVLSMRALAGSWKAVTGARGLILTVPLPGSMGAFLRSGHNLAPEKALGAETFVSWLEKRRESL; from the coding sequence ATGAGTTCCATCTGCGTTGCTGGTGGCACTGGTCGGGTGGGCCGCGAGGTCGTCCGGCTCGCTGTGGCCGCGGGGCATAGAGTCTCAGTCTTCAGCCGTCACGTTCCGCCAGCGGGGTCGCCGGTCCATGTCGACGGCGCCACCTACTTCGCCGGCGACGTCACCACAGGCGAAGGCCTGGCGGCCGCTATGGCGGGGGCCGACGTCGTTATTGACTGCCTTGAAGGCCAGTTCGGCAAGGCGCAAAAACAATTCGCCGACGGCGGCGCGAGGCTTCTGGCTGCCGCCCACACCAGCGGCGTCCCAAGAGCCGTGATGCTCTCCATCATCAATTGTGATCTCAGCAGCTTTCCCTATTACGTGTCCAAAGCCGATAAGGAACGAAAGTATGCCGGGGCGCCGCTGGAGACCGTGGTGGTCAGGGCGACCCAGTTCCACAGTCTGGTTGCCGGGGTCTTTGCTGCGGGTTCCCGGGTCGGGCTGATCCCAGTGTTCAAAGGCGTGGATTTCCAGACGATTTCTCCGGCGGATGTTGCAGCAGTTCTGTTGGAGGAAGCGTTGGCGGATTCTCTTCCTTCGCAGCACCACCTGCGGACGGTAGGCGGTCCGGAGGTGCTCTCCATGCGCGCCCTGGCCGGGTCCTGGAAGGCTGTGACCGGCGCGCGGGGTTTGATTCTCACTGTTCCGTTGCCCGGCAGCATGGGGGCCTTCCTGCGCTCCGGACACAACCTCGCACCGGAGAAAGCGCTTGGCGCGGAGACGTTCGTGTCGTGGTTGGAAAAGCGCCGGGAAAGTTTGTAG
- a CDS encoding ABC1 kinase family protein: MTSVRPDQAEHVPGAVSARARYRRILRFAAWHLAVTWWFELFLPRLGLRRLTERNRARRMTRFAQRFHQLAVELGGLMIKVGQFMSSRLDVLPPEITAELEGLQDEVPPVPFQAIRQLAEAELGAPLESVFASVEEVPIAAASLGQAHRAKLLAGNAEDTGLSSVVFKVQRPGIQTIVDIDLAALRRVGGWLSRIRIVSDRADVPALIKEFAQTSLEEIDYLNEAANSERFAADFAHDPRVTVPGVVWERTTRRVLTLEDVTAIKITDTEALRLAGIDPATVAPVFASVMFDQLFTNGFFHADPHPGNIFVTPNTGTSEHPWKLTFIDFGMMGEVPAKTRSGLRKLLIAAASRDGKGLVAAISDVGVLMPSADTVELERAMTQLFARFGGMGFAELRDVDPREFRDFGAEFGSVIRSLPFQLPENFLLVIRAMSLTSGVCSSLDARFNLWDSVEPYAAQLLRDERGNLVNDIASQAMEAATLALRLPKRLDSLITRVEDGSLQVSNRKLERQLARLIRLARYGVAAVLFAALLIAGSVVRGGDAVLGDVLMFSSVIPLLGALLTGRRHRS; this comes from the coding sequence GTGACGTCGGTTCGACCGGATCAGGCAGAGCACGTCCCAGGCGCTGTGAGTGCACGTGCCCGTTACCGTCGCATCCTGCGGTTCGCTGCCTGGCATCTTGCGGTGACGTGGTGGTTCGAGCTTTTCCTGCCAAGGTTGGGCCTGCGCCGGCTGACTGAACGCAATCGTGCCCGGCGAATGACGCGTTTCGCTCAACGGTTCCACCAACTCGCGGTGGAACTAGGCGGGTTGATGATCAAGGTGGGACAGTTCATGTCCTCGAGGCTCGACGTCCTGCCGCCCGAGATCACCGCCGAGTTGGAGGGCCTGCAGGACGAAGTGCCGCCCGTCCCGTTCCAAGCCATCCGCCAACTCGCGGAGGCCGAACTCGGCGCACCCTTGGAGTCGGTATTCGCCTCCGTTGAGGAGGTGCCCATCGCGGCGGCCTCACTAGGACAAGCCCACCGTGCCAAGCTCTTGGCAGGCAACGCGGAGGACACCGGGCTGAGCAGCGTGGTTTTCAAAGTCCAGCGGCCCGGGATCCAGACCATCGTCGATATCGATCTTGCCGCACTGCGCAGGGTGGGAGGCTGGCTAAGCCGGATCCGCATTGTGTCCGACCGTGCCGATGTTCCCGCGTTGATCAAGGAATTTGCCCAGACCAGCCTTGAGGAGATCGACTACCTGAACGAGGCCGCGAATTCGGAGCGGTTCGCCGCTGACTTTGCCCATGACCCACGCGTGACGGTGCCGGGAGTGGTGTGGGAGCGGACCACCCGCCGTGTGCTCACCCTTGAAGACGTGACCGCCATCAAGATCACGGATACCGAGGCACTGCGGTTGGCGGGAATTGATCCCGCGACTGTCGCGCCCGTTTTCGCGTCAGTGATGTTTGACCAACTGTTCACCAATGGCTTCTTTCACGCCGACCCGCACCCCGGAAACATCTTCGTCACCCCGAACACCGGCACCTCGGAACATCCGTGGAAGTTGACGTTCATCGATTTCGGCATGATGGGCGAGGTTCCGGCGAAGACAAGGTCCGGCCTTCGGAAGCTCCTGATCGCAGCAGCCTCACGGGACGGCAAGGGGCTGGTGGCCGCCATCAGCGACGTCGGCGTGCTGATGCCCTCTGCGGATACGGTCGAATTGGAGCGGGCCATGACACAGCTCTTTGCCCGCTTTGGAGGCATGGGTTTCGCCGAACTGCGTGACGTGGATCCGCGGGAGTTCCGCGATTTCGGCGCAGAGTTCGGAAGCGTCATCCGTTCACTGCCGTTTCAGTTGCCGGAGAACTTCCTGCTTGTTATCCGGGCGATGTCCCTGACGTCCGGGGTTTGCAGTTCCTTGGATGCCCGATTCAATCTGTGGGATTCGGTCGAGCCCTACGCGGCACAGCTCCTTCGTGATGAACGCGGCAATCTGGTAAATGACATTGCCTCCCAGGCGATGGAGGCCGCGACGCTGGCCTTGCGCCTACCGAAACGCCTTGACAGCTTGATCACCCGGGTCGAGGACGGGTCGCTGCAGGTTTCGAACCGCAAGCTGGAACGCCAGCTGGCGCGGCTCATACGTTTGGCCCGTTACGGGGTGGCTGCTGTGCTCTTCGCTGCGTTGCTCATTGCCGGTTCCGTGGTCAGGGGAGGGGATGCGGTTCTTGGCGACGTGCTGATGTTTTCGTCAGTGATCCCGTTGCTGGGTGCGCTGCTGACGGGGCGCCGACACAGATCCTGA
- a CDS encoding AAA family ATPase, whose amino-acid sequence MAAKNPFKPTAGARPPLLIGRDDMRQDFAESIENGPGAPGLLSIFTGPRGIGKTVMLGEIEDEAIEHGWIVISETATDGLVDRIGSAVRAAAEELGDGPAGRRITGVTLGILRVDTQLPAVREVHWRRQITELLEKLSEQDTGLLISIDEIHAVDRTELSEIAAVVQHLIRESLPIGLVLAGLPKSVEDLLNEGVSTFLRRAEKYDLHRTSIDEVAEAFRDTFSESGVSISDEHLRQLAEATGGYPFLIQLVGYHVWSQARKSGAVVTDEALAAGVQKARRRMGATVLQSAYSALSDVDQSYLLAMAEDDGPSSTTAIAERLGVNAVYGGQYRLRLLAAGVIETTSRGYVDFAVPTFREFLRDTPAYGLRLQHPKH is encoded by the coding sequence GTGGCCGCGAAAAACCCGTTCAAACCGACAGCTGGTGCCCGCCCACCGCTTCTTATCGGCCGGGACGACATGCGCCAAGATTTCGCCGAGAGCATCGAGAATGGGCCCGGAGCCCCCGGGTTGCTCTCCATCTTCACCGGACCCCGCGGCATCGGCAAGACCGTCATGCTGGGGGAAATTGAAGACGAAGCCATCGAGCACGGCTGGATTGTCATCTCGGAAACCGCCACGGACGGACTCGTGGACCGCATCGGCAGCGCCGTCCGCGCCGCGGCTGAAGAGCTCGGGGACGGCCCTGCCGGCCGCCGGATTACCGGCGTGACGCTCGGAATCCTCCGCGTGGATACCCAGCTTCCGGCTGTGCGTGAGGTTCACTGGCGGCGGCAGATTACCGAACTGCTGGAGAAGTTGAGCGAGCAGGACACCGGGTTGCTGATCAGCATCGACGAGATTCATGCCGTGGACCGGACGGAACTCTCCGAAATCGCAGCGGTCGTCCAACATCTGATCCGGGAGAGCCTTCCCATTGGCCTGGTCCTAGCTGGTCTGCCTAAATCTGTCGAAGACCTGCTCAACGAAGGCGTCTCCACCTTCCTTCGCCGCGCCGAGAAGTACGACCTGCACAGGACCTCGATAGACGAGGTCGCCGAAGCCTTTAGAGATACTTTCTCCGAAAGCGGCGTGAGCATCAGCGACGAACATCTCCGGCAGCTGGCCGAAGCGACGGGCGGCTACCCATTCCTGATCCAGCTCGTCGGCTACCACGTGTGGAGTCAAGCGAGAAAATCAGGGGCCGTAGTCACCGACGAGGCGCTGGCTGCCGGTGTACAGAAAGCCCGCCGCCGCATGGGTGCCACCGTCCTGCAGTCTGCCTACTCGGCTCTATCCGATGTCGATCAGTCGTACCTGCTGGCCATGGCTGAAGACGATGGCCCATCCAGCACAACGGCAATCGCGGAGCGTTTGGGTGTGAACGCCGTATACGGCGGCCAATACCGGCTCCGACTTCTGGCCGCAGGGGTCATTGAAACAACAAGCAGGGGGTACGTGGACTTCGCTGTCCCGACATTCCGCGAATTCCTCCGCGACACACCCGCTTATGGACTGCGGTTGCAGCACCCAAAACACTGA
- a CDS encoding DedA family protein — MISVPRAQGSTEDLTGIVGVAAQVIDALGEWGVGLMTFLETVFPPIPSEVILPLAGFLTQQGSMNIVLVFVTSTLGAYAGALFLYWLGYKVGLERSISLLSKLPLVDREDFEKASGWFERHGKSAIFFGRLLPGVRSLISLPAGAERMNLLTFSVFTIAGAGLWNAVLIGLGSLLGKQYHLIDQYSRFLNYAVYAALAVFLGWLVIRNVRRRRQSADRR; from the coding sequence TTGATCAGTGTACCGAGAGCCCAAGGTTCCACCGAAGACTTGACCGGCATTGTGGGGGTCGCCGCCCAGGTGATTGATGCCCTGGGCGAATGGGGCGTGGGCCTGATGACGTTCCTGGAGACCGTGTTCCCTCCCATCCCCAGCGAGGTGATACTCCCCCTCGCGGGGTTCCTGACCCAGCAGGGAAGCATGAACATTGTTCTGGTCTTCGTCACCAGCACGCTTGGCGCATACGCAGGGGCGTTGTTCCTGTATTGGCTCGGATACAAGGTTGGTTTGGAGAGGTCCATCTCGCTGCTTTCGAAACTTCCGCTGGTGGACAGGGAGGACTTCGAGAAAGCCTCCGGCTGGTTCGAACGCCACGGCAAGTCCGCGATTTTCTTCGGCAGGCTACTCCCCGGCGTGCGGAGCCTCATTTCCTTGCCCGCAGGCGCCGAACGGATGAACCTCCTGACGTTCTCCGTCTTCACGATCGCCGGCGCGGGACTGTGGAACGCAGTACTGATCGGCCTGGGGTCACTGCTTGGCAAGCAGTACCACCTGATCGACCAGTACTCGCGGTTCCTCAACTACGCCGTGTACGCAGCCTTGGCGGTTTTTCTGGGATGGCTCGTTATTCGAAACGTCAGGCGCCGCCGGCAGTCAGCTGACCGCCGGTAG
- a CDS encoding GNAT family N-acetyltransferase produces MYGSAIWPVTLECGDLALRPIRYRDKREWSEVRSRNSDWLAPWEASNPAPGGRLPSYRQMVSSLNEQARQSTALPFVIVERTAGAREPAIVGQLTVSSIVWGSAMMATLGYWVDKDRAGRGIAPTAVAMATDHCFTVLGLHRMEINIRPENGPSLRVVEKLGFRDEGYRERYLHINGQWADHRSFALTSEEVPEGLLRRWLKGQTGRS; encoded by the coding sequence ATGTACGGGTCTGCGATCTGGCCGGTAACGCTGGAGTGCGGAGACCTGGCCCTTCGGCCCATCCGCTATCGCGACAAGCGGGAATGGTCCGAGGTCCGTTCCCGGAACAGTGATTGGCTGGCACCGTGGGAGGCGTCCAACCCGGCTCCGGGTGGCCGCCTCCCCAGCTACCGCCAAATGGTTTCGTCCCTGAACGAGCAGGCCCGACAGTCCACCGCATTGCCGTTCGTCATCGTTGAACGCACGGCAGGCGCGCGGGAGCCCGCCATCGTTGGCCAATTGACGGTCTCGTCGATTGTGTGGGGATCGGCCATGATGGCCACGCTTGGCTATTGGGTGGACAAAGACCGGGCCGGGCGCGGGATCGCTCCCACAGCTGTAGCCATGGCCACCGACCACTGCTTCACCGTGTTGGGTCTGCACCGGATGGAAATCAATATCCGCCCCGAAAACGGGCCCAGCCTGCGCGTGGTGGAAAAGCTCGGATTCCGCGACGAAGGGTACCGGGAAAGGTATCTGCACATCAACGGACAGTGGGCTGACCATCGCTCCTTCGCGTTGACCTCCGAAGAAGTCCCGGAGGGTCTCTTGCGCAGATGGCTCAAAGGACAAACGGGCAGGTCATAG
- a CDS encoding YciI family protein has protein sequence MTKYLISFPSAAMDITEEELPAVAAAAHAVVQEAKDAGVWVFGGGIDESIPPVMVDGGGSVREGTYPQTSQLEGGYSILELPSYEAALEWATRMAAACRCAQEVRAFQYDPAS, from the coding sequence ATGACCAAGTACCTGATCTCTTTTCCCAGTGCTGCCATGGACATCACTGAGGAAGAACTCCCTGCAGTGGCTGCAGCGGCCCACGCCGTAGTGCAGGAGGCCAAAGACGCAGGAGTGTGGGTGTTCGGCGGGGGTATCGATGAAAGCATCCCGCCGGTCATGGTCGACGGCGGCGGCTCGGTTCGGGAGGGAACGTACCCGCAAACGTCGCAGCTCGAAGGTGGCTATTCCATCCTGGAGTTGCCCTCCTACGAGGCCGCACTGGAATGGGCCACAAGGATGGCGGCGGCGTGCCGCTGTGCCCAGGAAGTCAGGGCTTTTCAGTACGATCCTGCCAGTTGA
- a CDS encoding helix-turn-helix transcriptional regulator, translating into MTSQSELGEFLRIRRASLQPEDVGLLNYGIRRVPGLRREELAMLAGVSSTYYTRLEQGQSSNASEAVIESISRALNLNSDERTHLFNLARATTTKRRTTMKPDKARPGTLRLIHSMPTTPAVVLGRRSEVLAWNALGHRLVAGHLDFSAPSTPATRPNLTRMLFLDPHTRELYTHWGEEAKRAVSSLRLVAGQSADDPELASLVGELTMKSEEFAALWARHPVENCMSGLKHLHHPDVGDLVLNFEVLTPPDESGHRILMYATDPGSPAAEGLQLLASSQVGAVPGETRSLQPR; encoded by the coding sequence ATGACCAGTCAAAGCGAACTTGGGGAGTTCCTTCGTATCCGGCGTGCTTCCCTGCAGCCGGAGGATGTCGGCCTCCTCAACTACGGCATCCGCCGCGTACCGGGGCTCCGCCGGGAAGAACTGGCGATGCTTGCCGGAGTCAGCAGCACGTACTACACGCGCCTTGAGCAGGGCCAGAGCAGCAACGCCTCCGAGGCTGTCATCGAATCAATCTCCCGGGCCCTGAACCTGAACAGCGATGAACGCACGCACCTGTTCAACCTTGCCCGGGCAACGACCACCAAACGGCGAACAACCATGAAGCCGGACAAAGCCAGGCCCGGCACCTTGCGGCTGATTCATTCGATGCCGACCACGCCGGCTGTTGTCTTGGGCCGCCGGAGCGAAGTGCTGGCATGGAATGCCCTTGGCCACAGGCTTGTTGCCGGTCATCTGGACTTCTCTGCGCCTTCAACGCCGGCGACAAGGCCGAACCTGACCCGGATGCTGTTCCTCGACCCCCACACCCGTGAGCTGTACACACATTGGGGCGAGGAAGCCAAGCGGGCTGTTTCGTCGCTGCGCCTGGTTGCCGGCCAATCCGCGGACGATCCCGAACTGGCCTCCCTGGTTGGAGAGCTGACCATGAAAAGCGAAGAATTCGCAGCCCTGTGGGCCCGGCATCCGGTCGAGAACTGCATGTCCGGGCTGAAACATCTTCATCACCCGGACGTTGGGGATCTGGTGCTCAATTTCGAGGTTCTTACCCCTCCGGACGAATCAGGGCACCGGATTCTCATGTATGCGACTGATCCTGGATCGCCGGCGGCAGAGGGTCTTCAATTGCTGGCGTCCAGCCAAGTGGGGGCAGTTCCCGGGGAGACACGTTCACTGCAGCCAAGATAG
- the galU gene encoding UTP--glucose-1-phosphate uridylyltransferase GalU has translation MLSSFRYISPVTLDNNAVRKAVIPAAGLGTRFLPATKAMPKEMLPVVDKPAIQYVVEEAVKVGLHDVLMITGRSKRALEDHFDRVPALEATLAEKGDTAKLEAIQSATNLGDIHYVRQGDPNGLGHAVLRAKQHVGYEPFAVLLGDDLIDARDDLLSEMIAVQQKTGGSVVALIEVEPSKISAYGCADVEDIGEDGYVRIKQLVEKPSPEEAPSNLAVIGRYVLHPAVFEVLEQTGPGRGGEIQLTDALEVLAAGEGEGYGVYGVVFRGRRYDTGDKLSYLKACIELACEREDLGPELREWLPNFTATLPQ, from the coding sequence ATGCTCTCTTCCTTCCGTTACATTAGTCCGGTGACTCTCGATAACAACGCTGTCCGTAAGGCCGTCATCCCCGCAGCGGGTCTTGGTACCCGGTTCCTTCCCGCCACCAAGGCGATGCCGAAGGAAATGCTGCCTGTGGTCGATAAGCCCGCCATCCAGTACGTCGTCGAAGAAGCGGTGAAGGTTGGCCTGCACGACGTCCTCATGATCACAGGACGCAGCAAGCGCGCCCTGGAAGACCACTTTGACCGTGTTCCGGCGCTTGAAGCGACCCTGGCTGAGAAGGGCGACACCGCCAAGCTGGAAGCGATTCAGTCGGCTACCAACCTGGGCGACATCCACTATGTCCGCCAAGGCGACCCGAACGGCCTCGGCCACGCAGTCCTTCGTGCAAAGCAGCACGTCGGCTACGAGCCTTTTGCCGTCCTGCTGGGCGATGACCTCATCGACGCCCGCGACGACCTCCTGAGCGAAATGATTGCGGTCCAGCAGAAGACCGGCGGTTCCGTGGTAGCCCTGATCGAGGTCGAGCCTTCCAAGATCAGCGCTTACGGTTGCGCCGACGTCGAGGACATCGGCGAGGACGGTTACGTCCGTATTAAGCAATTGGTGGAAAAGCCGTCGCCGGAAGAGGCGCCGTCAAACCTCGCCGTGATTGGCCGCTACGTGCTGCACCCGGCCGTCTTCGAAGTCCTGGAGCAGACCGGCCCCGGCCGCGGTGGCGAAATCCAGCTGACCGATGCGCTTGAGGTCCTGGCTGCGGGCGAGGGCGAAGGCTATGGCGTGTACGGCGTGGTGTTCCGCGGCCGCCGCTATGACACCGGCGACAAGCTCAGCTACCTGAAGGCGTGCATCGAGCTCGCGTGCGAACGCGAAGACCTTGGTCCTGAGCTGCGCGAGTGGCTGCCGAACTTCACCGCCACGCTTCCCCAGTAA
- a CDS encoding FG-GAP-like repeat-containing protein, with amino-acid sequence MTDGRVSRMRSYLARIVSVVVVALVSAVAVQGGNPAVAAPEVSDSYEGSGTFTSVAYDPATGLFYAADLLGDTVSVFRNGVLTTKVVVGQHPAAMALDPLTHSVYVVNSASDSVSIINGTTVTATIPAEHQPMDVAVDPGTGKIYVANGMTGLTVIEGDQVTGTIPIDGGYVWAVALDTSTHTVYAANYSNSKVSVINDGVVTQTIPTTSGGPLSIAVDSVTHDVYVPGVFAGTISVINGDRVVRTIEFDLYMDFPRFVAVDSATHTLYVTHIGLNTVSVIHGSTTTQTLYVTDPGTPKIDPETHAVYVPSRNGSVAVIRDPSNRDFTTDGRADVLARDTNGALWLYPTNGAGAWLPPDRVGQGWNSMASIVAGGDFNSDGRADVLATDGGGALWLYPGDGDGGWHPRIQVGQGWQSMTAIVGPGDFNSDSFPDVLARDQAGVLWLYPGNGAGGWSARVQVGQGWNVMTTILGGGNFAGDGEPDVLARDTSGVLWIYPGDGAGGWYPPVRSGQGWNVMTAIIAPGDFNGDGRADVLARDSAGILWLYPRASATGWMPRVQVGQGWNVMSTIV; translated from the coding sequence ATGACTGACGGTAGGGTGAGCCGCATGCGCAGTTATCTGGCTCGAATCGTCAGCGTTGTGGTCGTGGCTCTCGTTTCCGCCGTTGCCGTTCAGGGTGGTAACCCTGCGGTGGCGGCTCCTGAAGTGAGCGATTCCTATGAGGGCTCCGGCACGTTCACGTCCGTTGCCTATGATCCCGCGACGGGACTGTTTTACGCTGCCGATTTGTTAGGCGATACCGTCTCAGTGTTCAGGAACGGAGTGTTGACAACGAAGGTAGTCGTCGGGCAACACCCGGCCGCAATGGCACTGGATCCGCTGACGCACTCCGTGTATGTGGTCAATTCGGCAAGCGACTCGGTGTCGATCATCAATGGCACAACGGTGACAGCGACCATTCCGGCGGAGCACCAGCCGATGGATGTTGCCGTGGACCCTGGCACCGGGAAGATCTACGTTGCCAACGGGATGACGGGCCTGACTGTCATCGAGGGCGATCAGGTGACCGGCACGATACCCATCGATGGCGGCTATGTGTGGGCGGTTGCACTGGATACCTCCACCCACACCGTCTACGCGGCCAACTATTCCAACAGCAAAGTTTCGGTCATCAACGATGGCGTGGTCACACAGACCATTCCCACGACGAGCGGCGGTCCTTTGTCGATCGCGGTGGATTCGGTCACCCACGACGTCTACGTTCCGGGAGTCTTCGCCGGGACCATCTCGGTGATCAACGGGGACCGGGTCGTCAGGACCATCGAATTCGACCTGTACATGGATTTTCCGCGCTTCGTGGCGGTAGATTCCGCAACCCATACGCTATACGTAACTCACATCGGACTAAACACGGTGTCAGTGATCCATGGCAGCACCACCACACAGACTCTTTATGTCACGGATCCGGGCACGCCAAAGATCGATCCCGAAACACACGCGGTCTACGTACCTTCGCGGAACGGGTCAGTAGCGGTCATCCGGGATCCATCCAACCGGGATTTCACGACCGACGGTCGCGCCGATGTGCTGGCCAGAGACACCAACGGAGCCCTGTGGCTGTACCCGACCAATGGTGCCGGAGCTTGGCTCCCGCCGGACCGTGTGGGTCAGGGCTGGAACTCCATGGCGTCCATAGTGGCTGGCGGCGACTTCAACAGTGATGGACGAGCGGACGTGCTCGCCACGGATGGAGGCGGGGCGCTGTGGTTGTACCCGGGCGACGGAGACGGCGGCTGGCATCCGCGGATTCAGGTCGGGCAAGGCTGGCAGTCGATGACTGCCATTGTCGGCCCGGGCGACTTCAACAGCGACAGCTTTCCCGACGTCCTGGCCCGTGACCAAGCCGGGGTTCTTTGGCTCTATCCGGGAAATGGGGCCGGTGGTTGGTCCGCCAGGGTTCAGGTGGGTCAGGGGTGGAACGTCATGACGACAATTCTTGGCGGCGGAAACTTCGCCGGGGATGGGGAACCTGATGTCCTGGCACGGGACACGTCCGGTGTGCTGTGGATTTATCCCGGCGACGGGGCAGGTGGCTGGTACCCGCCGGTGCGGTCCGGTCAGGGGTGGAACGTCATGACTGCCATCATCGCTCCCGGAGACTTCAACGGTGACGGCCGAGCCGACGTGCTGGCCCGTGACAGCGCGGGAATTTTGTGGTTGTATCCTCGGGCCAGCGCCACTGGGTGGATGCCACGTGTTCAGGTTGGGCAGGGCTGGAACGTCATGAGCACCATTGTCTGA